The following coding sequences lie in one Verrucomicrobiota bacterium genomic window:
- a CDS encoding DNA methyltransferase: MPISWNEVRNNAIGFAREWSGATREEAEAKSFWDAFFQVFGLKRRTVASFEEPVRNIRGQYSFIDLFWRGVLVVEHKSRGKSLAKAETQAFEYIQDLIREGRHDEVPRYIIVSDFARIVLHDLEPETEEGLPLFNQKRIRTIECPLAELHKNVREFAFIKGEKSVRLNPEDPANEKAYLTMAGLHDALHHGGFTGHELEVFLVRILFCLFAEDTGIFDEPSMFQNYLERHTREDGSDLGAQLNRLFEVLNSAEDKRQRTLDEDLAAFPYVNGALFNERLGFADFNRDMRNALLACCRFHWARISPAVFGSLFQGIMDPAARRQSGGHYTSERDIMKVIRSLFLDALQAELAAIKADRSSRKTARLEEFHQKLRQLRFLDPACGCGNFLVLTYRELRRLELAVLRELHGNAIEQQQVLNVRDLCLVDVDQCYGIEISEWPVRIAEVALWLMDHQMNVEVAEAFGQTVRRLPLKASPHIRQANALRLDWKTLLPPKQCSYVLGNPPFVGKHYQTRQQKIDLNGVLSNFRNVGDVDYVVAWFKLAAEYIYDTNIKVGFVSTNSITQGEQVSLVWGELLNRYSLTIHFAHRTFAWMSESKGKAHVHVVIIGFGVLGGGPKFLYDYDADPEHPVRTEVSYISPYLTPGPDALVTKRQTPLGDVPEMRCGNKPSDGGHLILTDEEKDQFLAEEPGAKKYLRRYTGSEEFINGNMRWCLWLVDADPSELRALPRVLERVQKVKEFRKASTAAPTRASAQQASVFFYISQPDSHYIAIPEVSSERRTYIPIGFLPPEIIASNKIYIIPSPSHFIFGMLSSRMHMAWTKQVCGRLESRFQYSGSIVYNNYPWPQKSTEKQKATVEAAAQKVLDVRIKYLPPKGNCTLADLYDPLAMPPDLVKAHAGLDKAVDVCYRPQPFENDRQRVEYLFALYEQLTAPLAAAMAAKPRRSRR, translated from the coding sequence ATGCCGATCAGTTGGAATGAAGTTCGCAATAACGCCATTGGTTTTGCCAGGGAATGGTCTGGCGCAACCCGCGAGGAAGCCGAAGCCAAATCCTTTTGGGATGCTTTCTTTCAGGTCTTCGGGCTGAAACGCCGCACCGTTGCCAGCTTCGAGGAACCCGTCAGGAACATCCGGGGCCAATACAGTTTCATTGACCTCTTCTGGCGCGGCGTGCTCGTGGTCGAGCACAAATCCCGCGGCAAAAGCCTCGCCAAAGCCGAAACCCAGGCCTTTGAATACATCCAGGACCTCATCCGCGAGGGCCGCCACGATGAAGTGCCGCGTTACATCATCGTCTCCGACTTCGCCCGGATCGTCCTGCACGATCTGGAGCCGGAAACGGAGGAAGGCCTCCCCCTCTTCAACCAGAAACGTATCCGCACCATCGAATGCCCCTTGGCGGAGCTGCACAAAAACGTCCGCGAATTCGCCTTCATCAAAGGCGAGAAATCCGTCCGGCTCAATCCCGAGGACCCCGCCAATGAAAAAGCGTACCTCACCATGGCCGGTTTGCATGACGCGCTGCATCACGGCGGGTTTACCGGCCATGAACTTGAAGTCTTCCTCGTCCGCATCCTCTTTTGCCTCTTTGCCGAGGATACCGGCATCTTTGATGAACCCAGCATGTTCCAGAACTACCTGGAACGCCACACCCGCGAGGATGGCTCCGACCTCGGCGCCCAGTTGAACCGCCTCTTTGAAGTCCTGAACTCCGCCGAAGACAAACGCCAGCGCACCCTGGATGAAGACCTGGCCGCCTTCCCCTACGTCAACGGCGCGCTCTTCAACGAACGCCTGGGCTTTGCCGATTTCAACCGCGACATGCGCAACGCCCTCCTGGCCTGCTGCCGTTTCCACTGGGCGCGCATCTCCCCCGCCGTCTTTGGCTCCCTCTTCCAGGGCATCATGGACCCCGCCGCGCGCCGCCAATCCGGCGGCCACTACACCAGCGAGCGCGACATCATGAAAGTCATCCGCTCCCTGTTCCTGGATGCCCTGCAAGCCGAACTCGCCGCCATCAAGGCCGACCGTTCCAGCCGCAAAACCGCCCGTTTGGAAGAATTTCACCAGAAACTGCGCCAACTCCGTTTCCTGGACCCGGCCTGCGGCTGCGGTAATTTCCTCGTCCTCACCTATCGCGAACTCCGCCGCCTGGAACTCGCCGTCCTGCGCGAACTCCACGGCAACGCCATCGAGCAACAACAAGTCTTGAACGTCCGCGATCTCTGCCTCGTGGACGTGGATCAATGCTACGGCATCGAAATCTCCGAATGGCCCGTGCGCATTGCCGAAGTGGCCCTGTGGCTGATGGACCATCAGATGAACGTGGAAGTCGCCGAAGCCTTTGGCCAAACCGTCCGCCGCCTCCCCCTGAAAGCCTCCCCGCATATCCGCCAAGCCAACGCCCTGCGGCTCGATTGGAAAACCCTCCTCCCGCCGAAACAATGCAGTTATGTGCTGGGGAACCCGCCGTTTGTGGGGAAACATTATCAAACGCGCCAACAAAAGATTGATTTGAATGGAGTGCTTTCCAATTTTCGTAACGTTGGCGATGTGGATTACGTTGTTGCTTGGTTTAAACTAGCTGCTGAATATATCTATGACACAAACATAAAAGTTGGCTTCGTGTCCACAAACTCTATTACCCAAGGGGAACAGGTTTCCCTGGTATGGGGTGAGTTATTAAATCGATATAGTCTGACGATTCATTTCGCCCACCGCACCTTTGCCTGGATGAGTGAATCAAAAGGTAAAGCCCATGTGCATGTGGTAATAATTGGATTCGGCGTCTTGGGTGGCGGCCCCAAGTTTCTCTATGATTATGACGCTGATCCGGAACATCCAGTCCGCACAGAGGTGAGTTATATCAGCCCTTATCTTACTCCAGGCCCGGACGCGCTGGTCACGAAACGGCAAACGCCATTGGGAGATGTACCAGAGATGCGATGTGGCAACAAGCCTTCGGATGGTGGCCACTTAATCCTAACCGATGAGGAAAAAGATCAGTTTTTGGCCGAGGAACCTGGAGCGAAAAAATACTTGCGCCGCTATACTGGTTCAGAGGAATTTATTAATGGAAATATGCGGTGGTGTCTTTGGCTGGTTGATGCTGATCCGAGTGAATTGCGTGCATTGCCTCGAGTTTTGGAACGTGTGCAAAAGGTAAAAGAATTCCGGAAAGCAAGCACGGCAGCGCCAACGCGCGCTTCAGCACAACAAGCATCGGTGTTTTTTTATATTTCACAACCTGACAGTCACTATATAGCTATCCCGGAAGTGTCTTCCGAGCGAAGAACCTATATTCCCATCGGCTTTTTACCTCCAGAAATCATTGCCAGTAACAAAATTTATATTATTCCATCTCCCAGCCACTTCATTTTCGGCATGTTATCAAGCAGAATGCACATGGCATGGACTAAACAGGTTTGTGGCAGACTAGAATCCCGTTTCCAATATTCAGGCTCCATTGTTTACAACAACTATCCCTGGCCGCAGAAATCGACTGAGAAACAAAAGGCGACAGTTGAAGCCGCCGCGCAGAAGGTTTTAGACGTCCGCATTAAATATTTACCGCCTAAAGGCAACTGTACGCTCGCCGACCTGTACGATCCGTTGGCGATGCCGCCGGATTTGGTGAAAGCGCATGCGGGGTTGGATAAGGCGGTGGATGTGTGTTACCGGCCCCAGCCGTTCGAGAACGACCGGCAACGGGTGGAATATCTCTTCGCCCTGTACGAGCAACTCACCGCCCCCCTGGCCGCCGCCATGGCCGCCAAACCCCGTAGGAGCCGACGTTAG